Proteins co-encoded in one Kribbella qitaiheensis genomic window:
- the hydA gene encoding dihydropyrimidinase yields the protein MSLLVKGGTVVGPTGAQPADVLVEGEKIVALFDPAYSQTVQADEVIDAGGKYVIPGGIDAHTHMEMPFGGTSASDTFDTGTRAAAFGGTTTIVDFAIQKTGEVVQDGLDAWHTKADGNCHIDYAFHMILGGVDDESLKAMDSLVTEGITSFKLFMAYPGVFYSDDGQILRAMQRARENGAMIMMHAENGIAIDVLVQQALSRGETDPIYHGITRPEALEAEATSRAISLASVAKDCPLYIVHLSASKALEAVAAARNDGRNVFAETCPQYLYLTLEDQLGAPGFEGAKWVCSTPLRSKHESHARDLWKGLRSNDLAMVSTDHCPFCFKDQKELGRGDFSKIPNGIGGVEHRVDLVYQGVVDGQLSLERWVETIATTPARMFGLYPQKGIVAPGSDADLVIYDPNGTTRISAETHHMNMDYSAYEGVEIQGRVGTVISRGTVIVADGNYHGRKGHGRYLRRGLSSYLV from the coding sequence ATGTCGTTGCTGGTCAAGGGTGGAACCGTCGTCGGGCCGACCGGTGCGCAGCCGGCCGATGTGCTGGTCGAGGGCGAGAAGATCGTCGCGCTGTTCGACCCGGCGTACAGCCAGACCGTCCAGGCGGACGAGGTGATCGATGCAGGAGGCAAGTATGTGATCCCGGGCGGGATCGACGCGCACACGCACATGGAGATGCCGTTCGGTGGCACGTCGGCCAGCGACACCTTCGACACCGGGACCAGGGCGGCCGCGTTCGGCGGCACCACCACGATCGTCGACTTCGCGATCCAGAAGACCGGCGAGGTGGTCCAGGACGGGCTGGACGCCTGGCACACCAAGGCCGACGGCAACTGTCACATCGACTACGCCTTCCACATGATCCTCGGTGGGGTCGACGACGAGTCCCTGAAGGCGATGGACTCGCTCGTCACCGAGGGGATCACCAGTTTCAAGCTGTTCATGGCCTATCCCGGGGTGTTCTACTCCGACGACGGCCAGATCCTGCGGGCGATGCAACGGGCCCGGGAGAACGGCGCGATGATCATGATGCACGCCGAGAACGGCATCGCGATCGACGTACTCGTCCAGCAGGCGCTGTCGCGAGGTGAGACCGATCCGATCTACCACGGCATCACCAGGCCGGAGGCGCTCGAGGCGGAGGCGACCAGCCGGGCGATCTCGCTCGCGTCGGTGGCGAAGGACTGCCCTCTCTACATCGTCCATCTGTCGGCCAGCAAGGCGCTCGAAGCAGTGGCCGCCGCGCGCAACGACGGCCGCAACGTGTTCGCGGAGACCTGCCCGCAGTACCTGTACCTGACGCTGGAGGATCAGCTCGGTGCGCCCGGTTTCGAAGGGGCCAAGTGGGTCTGCTCGACACCGCTGCGGAGCAAGCACGAGTCGCACGCGCGCGATCTGTGGAAAGGCCTGCGCAGCAACGATCTCGCGATGGTGTCGACCGATCACTGCCCGTTCTGCTTCAAGGACCAGAAGGAGCTCGGCCGCGGCGACTTCTCCAAGATCCCGAACGGGATCGGCGGCGTCGAACACCGGGTCGACCTCGTCTACCAGGGCGTCGTCGACGGGCAGTTGTCGCTGGAGCGCTGGGTGGAGACGATCGCGACCACGCCGGCCCGGATGTTCGGGCTCTACCCGCAGAAGGGGATCGTCGCGCCGGGCTCCGATGCCGATCTCGTCATCTACGACCCGAACGGGACCACCCGGATCAGCGCCGAGACGCATCACATGAACATGGACTACTCGGCGTACGAAGGGGTGGAGATCCAGGGCCGGGTGGGCACGGTGATCTCGCGGGGCACCGTGATCGTGGCCGATGGCAACTACCATGGCCGCAAGGGGCACGGACGGTACCTGCGCCGCGGGCTGTCGTCGTACCTGGTCTGA
- a CDS encoding TIGR03842 family LLM class F420-dependent oxidoreductase, which translates to MDFGVVFQCDPPASAVVELAVKAEEAGFSHVWTFDSHLLWQEPFVIYSQILAATERVVVGPMVTNPGTRDWTVIASQFATLNEMYGNRTVCGIGRGDSALRTLGAKPGTIAELKECVEVVRELASGRAVEYRGQQLKLAWVEDGSLQVWVAAYGPKALAATGEVGDGYILQLADPDIAAWMIAAVRRSAEQAGRDPDAITFCVAAPAYVGDDLAHQRDQTRWFGGMVGNHVADIVERYGATSQVPTALTDYIAGRKGYDYAEHGRAGNTHTDFVPDEVVDRFCILGPVENHLARLEELKSIGVDQFALYLQHDAKQETLTAYGKHIIPAF; encoded by the coding sequence GTGGACTTCGGAGTGGTGTTCCAGTGTGATCCGCCCGCGTCGGCGGTGGTGGAGCTCGCGGTCAAGGCCGAGGAGGCCGGTTTCAGCCACGTCTGGACGTTCGACTCGCACCTGCTCTGGCAGGAGCCGTTCGTCATCTACAGCCAGATCCTGGCCGCGACCGAGCGGGTCGTCGTCGGGCCGATGGTGACGAATCCGGGCACCCGCGACTGGACCGTGATCGCGTCCCAGTTCGCGACGCTGAACGAGATGTACGGCAACCGCACGGTCTGCGGCATCGGCCGCGGCGACTCGGCGTTGCGGACCCTCGGCGCGAAGCCCGGGACCATCGCCGAGCTGAAGGAGTGCGTCGAGGTCGTCCGCGAGCTCGCCTCCGGCCGGGCCGTGGAGTATCGCGGGCAGCAACTGAAGCTGGCCTGGGTGGAGGACGGCTCGCTCCAGGTCTGGGTCGCGGCGTACGGGCCGAAGGCGCTCGCGGCGACCGGCGAAGTCGGCGACGGGTACATCCTGCAGCTTGCCGACCCGGATATCGCGGCCTGGATGATCGCCGCCGTACGCCGCTCCGCCGAGCAGGCCGGCCGCGATCCCGACGCGATCACCTTCTGCGTGGCGGCCCCGGCGTACGTCGGCGACGACCTTGCCCACCAACGCGACCAGACCCGCTGGTTCGGCGGCATGGTCGGGAACCACGTGGCCGACATCGTCGAGCGGTACGGCGCGACCAGCCAGGTGCCGACGGCGCTGACCGACTACATCGCCGGCCGCAAGGGCTACGACTACGCCGAACACGGCCGCGCCGGCAACACCCACACGGACTTCGTCCCCGACGAGGTCGTCGACCGCTTCTGCATCCTAGGCCCGGTCGAGAATCACCTGGCCCGCCTGGAAGAACTCAAGTCCATCGGCGTAGACCAGTTCGCCCTCTACCTCCAACACGACGCCAAACAAGAAACCCTCACGGCCTACGGCAAACACATCATCCCAGCGTTCTGA
- a CDS encoding FAD-binding oxidoreductase has product MIDELRSSIAGPVLTRGDEGFTAEVAAHNTIAVHSPEVAVGATSEADVAAAVRVASKYAVPVRVLATGHGSVAGVTDGILITTSRLKDLSIDGRIARIGAGLDWAEVITAAAEHGLAPITGASDTVGTVGYTLGGGLGPLARTFGYSSDWARGFRVVTADGNVVSANAKENPDLFWALRGGKGGFGVVTSMDFELVPLTTLYGGAMFFDAEHIAAVLGAWADWTKTAPESASSSVAILRLPPLEVIPEPLRGKTLLNLRYAFVGDPAEGDRLLRPIRDLAPTLIDAVGEMPAANIAQIHNDPRDPGPGWVRGLLLDGIDDGFVSALLQAVGPEQQIPIVAVELRHLGGATRRDVPEGSAVGGREADFSLSFVGVPDPNLFADVLPPIVDGILAQLAPWTSAQNNINFAGGLELEGSYEASWSPATFARLAEVRTTFDPTSLFVYP; this is encoded by the coding sequence ATGATCGACGAACTCCGTTCCAGCATTGCCGGCCCGGTCCTGACGCGCGGTGACGAAGGCTTCACCGCCGAGGTCGCTGCCCACAACACCATCGCTGTCCACTCACCCGAGGTGGCCGTCGGCGCCACTTCCGAGGCCGATGTCGCCGCGGCCGTCCGCGTCGCGTCGAAGTACGCAGTACCGGTGCGTGTGCTCGCTACCGGCCATGGCTCCGTCGCAGGGGTCACCGACGGCATCCTCATCACCACGTCCCGTCTCAAGGACCTCAGCATCGACGGCCGGATCGCGCGCATCGGCGCCGGCCTCGACTGGGCCGAGGTCATCACGGCCGCGGCCGAGCACGGTCTCGCCCCGATCACCGGCGCTTCCGACACTGTCGGAACCGTCGGCTACACGCTCGGCGGCGGCCTCGGCCCGCTGGCCCGCACCTTTGGATACTCCTCCGACTGGGCGCGTGGGTTCCGGGTCGTCACGGCCGACGGCAACGTGGTCTCGGCGAACGCCAAGGAGAATCCGGACCTGTTCTGGGCCCTGCGCGGTGGCAAGGGCGGCTTCGGCGTCGTCACCTCGATGGATTTCGAGCTCGTCCCGCTCACCACCCTGTACGGCGGTGCGATGTTCTTCGACGCCGAGCACATCGCTGCGGTCCTCGGCGCCTGGGCCGACTGGACCAAGACGGCGCCCGAGTCCGCTTCGTCGTCCGTGGCGATCCTCCGGCTGCCACCGCTTGAGGTCATCCCGGAGCCGCTGCGGGGCAAGACCCTGCTGAACCTGCGCTACGCCTTCGTCGGCGACCCGGCCGAGGGCGACCGGCTGCTCCGGCCGATCCGCGATTTGGCACCGACGCTGATCGACGCGGTCGGCGAGATGCCGGCGGCCAACATCGCGCAGATCCACAACGACCCGCGCGACCCCGGCCCCGGCTGGGTGCGCGGCCTGCTCCTGGACGGGATCGACGACGGCTTCGTCTCCGCTCTGCTCCAGGCCGTCGGTCCGGAGCAGCAGATCCCGATCGTCGCGGTCGAACTGCGGCACCTCGGCGGCGCAACCCGCCGGGACGTGCCGGAGGGCAGCGCGGTCGGCGGCAGAGAGGCCGACTTCAGCCTCTCCTTCGTCGGCGTGCCCGACCCCAACCTGTTCGCGGACGTCCTGCCGCCCATCGTCGACGGCATCCTCGCCCAGCTCGCCCCCTGGACCTCGGCCCAGAACAACATCAACTTCGCCGGCGGCCTGGAACTCGAAGGCTCGTACGAAGCCAGTTGGTCGCCAGCAACCTTCGCCCGCCTGGCCGAGGTCCGCACCACCTTCGACCCGACCAGCCTCTTCGTCTACCCGTAA
- a CDS encoding carbohydrate ABC transporter permease has product MANIQRSGAYKTGSVLRYVVLGVGAVFFLLPFYLVLRNGLSTEADITSPTWKLFPSSLQWHNITDLFKDPAVPMARSLLNSLVIAVVQTVGVLVISGLAGYGLARIPFRYANAVFYFIVATLLIPAAVTFVPSFVLVSSLGWVSTLRGLIIPGLFQAFATFLFRQYFLNFPRELEEAAQLDGTAYWGTFWRIVVPNSTGFIAAIGTITFIGSWNAFLWPLVIAPDQNSWTVQIALSTFLTAQTIDLPQLFIAAGIAILPLVIMFVFLQRWIVEGVERSGISE; this is encoded by the coding sequence ATGGCGAACATCCAGCGCTCGGGAGCTTACAAGACCGGCTCGGTCCTGCGGTACGTCGTACTCGGGGTCGGCGCCGTCTTCTTCCTGCTGCCCTTCTACCTGGTGCTCCGCAACGGGTTGTCCACCGAGGCCGACATCACCTCGCCGACCTGGAAGCTGTTCCCGTCGTCGTTGCAGTGGCACAACATCACCGACCTGTTCAAGGACCCGGCCGTGCCGATGGCGCGGAGCCTGCTCAACTCGCTCGTGATCGCGGTGGTGCAGACCGTCGGCGTGCTGGTGATCTCCGGGCTCGCGGGCTACGGCCTGGCCCGCATCCCTTTCCGGTATGCGAATGCGGTGTTCTACTTCATCGTCGCCACCTTGTTGATCCCGGCGGCGGTGACATTCGTGCCGAGCTTCGTGCTGGTGTCCTCGCTCGGCTGGGTGAGCACGCTGCGCGGCCTGATCATCCCGGGTCTTTTCCAGGCGTTCGCGACCTTCCTGTTCCGGCAGTACTTCCTGAACTTCCCGCGCGAACTGGAGGAAGCGGCGCAGCTCGACGGTACGGCGTACTGGGGAACGTTCTGGCGGATCGTGGTGCCGAACTCGACGGGCTTCATCGCCGCGATCGGCACGATCACCTTCATCGGTTCGTGGAACGCCTTCCTCTGGCCGCTGGTGATCGCGCCGGACCAGAACTCCTGGACCGTCCAGATCGCGCTGTCGACCTTCCTCACCGCGCAGACCATCGATCTCCCGCAGCTTTTCATTGCCGCCGGCATCGCGATCCTGCCGCTGGTGATCATGTTCGTCTTCCTGCAACGCTGGATCGTCGAAGGGGTGGAGCGTTCCGGGATCAGCGAATGA
- a CDS encoding carbohydrate ABC transporter permease, translating to MTAQGLQQPALATGRASLGRRLRGRYDRNLWFGIFVGPFVLGLIVFVYVPIIWSVVLSFFDAHNTVTPTKFVGLGNYLDMIRDGAFRSSLLTFILFALFIVPTTFVVSLGLALLVNRARFARTFFRSVYFLPTACSYVVASLVWKLSIFSGVRFGLMNTVLSWFGVEPIAWLSVTQPPWYWLVIVTARMWLQAGFYMILFLAGLQRISPTLYEAAAIDGASGPRVLRFITLPQLRATSTAVLLLLLINAFQAFDEFYNLLSSSGSYPPYARPPLVYLYYAALGQGQDFGHGSAGAVILTLLIAVIALSQNRILGLGRRED from the coding sequence ATGACTGCGCAAGGTCTGCAGCAGCCCGCCCTGGCGACGGGCCGGGCGTCGCTGGGGCGGCGGCTGCGCGGCCGGTACGACCGCAACCTGTGGTTCGGGATCTTCGTCGGGCCGTTCGTGCTCGGGCTGATCGTGTTCGTCTACGTCCCGATCATCTGGTCGGTGGTGCTGAGCTTCTTCGACGCGCACAACACGGTCACCCCGACCAAGTTCGTTGGCCTGGGCAACTACCTGGACATGATCCGGGACGGCGCGTTCCGGTCCAGCCTGCTGACCTTCATCCTGTTCGCGTTGTTCATCGTGCCGACCACCTTCGTGGTGTCGCTCGGCCTTGCCCTGCTGGTGAATCGCGCCCGGTTCGCGCGCACGTTCTTCCGCTCGGTCTACTTCCTGCCGACGGCCTGCTCGTACGTCGTGGCGTCGCTGGTCTGGAAGCTGTCGATCTTCTCCGGCGTCCGCTTCGGCCTGATGAACACCGTGCTCAGCTGGTTCGGCGTCGAACCGATCGCGTGGCTCTCGGTCACCCAGCCCCCGTGGTACTGGCTGGTGATCGTGACAGCGCGGATGTGGTTGCAGGCCGGGTTCTACATGATCTTGTTCCTGGCCGGTCTTCAACGGATCTCGCCGACGCTCTACGAAGCCGCCGCGATCGACGGCGCCAGCGGGCCGAGGGTGCTGCGCTTCATCACCCTCCCCCAGCTCCGCGCCACCTCCACCGCGGTGCTGCTTCTCCTGCTGATCAACGCGTTCCAGGCGTTCGACGAGTTCTACAACCTGCTGTCGAGCTCGGGCAGCTACCCGCCGTACGCGCGACCACCGCTCGTCTACCTGTACTACGCGGCGCTCGGTCAGGGTCAGGACTTCGGCCACGGCAGCGCCGGCGCCGTGATCCTCACCCTCCTGATCGCCGTGATCGCGCTCAGCCAGAACCGGATTCTCGGCCTCGGCCGGAGGGAGGACTGA
- a CDS encoding ABC transporter substrate-binding protein — MTRGGRTAPERRYGEMSGAEGNGFGRRRFLAVGGGLAALAVTGCGSNTGRSTSDSSSGGKPALAQWYHQYGEPGTQQAVQKYAKEYPDATVTVQWSPGDYDKKTASALLTDGGPDVFEYGNGPTIDMIKGGQVADLSDLLGDAKSDFTPSLISRLTYQGKLYAIPQVTDMQLLVYRKSLLSAAGVQPPTTVDELLAAAKKLTTDKVKGLFVGNDGGVGILGGPALWSAGLDYLTDDNTFGFDDPAAVESLRKLRELFTSKSLLLGAPTDWSDPSAFTQGLTAMQFTGLWTFPQIQKALPDDFGVLPWPKLNASTGAPSVPVGAYAAAVSTKSKNVDAAKKFIKWLWVDQTDKQLDWAQSYGFHIPARKSLVEKAGKLKSGPAADAAKFVNENGHAQTPLLWTSKSGTAYSDALSRIIKNGSDPATEIKAVKAVVDAELKRITG; from the coding sequence ATGACGCGCGGTGGTCGGACCGCGCCGGAGCGGAGGTACGGCGAGATGTCGGGTGCTGAGGGCAACGGGTTCGGGCGGCGGCGGTTCCTGGCCGTGGGTGGTGGGCTGGCAGCGCTGGCCGTGACCGGGTGTGGTTCGAACACCGGCCGCTCCACTTCGGACAGTTCGAGCGGCGGCAAACCCGCGTTGGCGCAGTGGTACCACCAGTACGGCGAGCCGGGCACCCAGCAAGCAGTTCAGAAGTACGCCAAGGAGTACCCCGACGCGACCGTGACCGTGCAGTGGTCGCCGGGTGACTACGACAAGAAGACCGCCTCGGCGTTGCTCACCGACGGTGGGCCGGACGTGTTCGAGTACGGCAACGGCCCGACCATCGACATGATCAAGGGCGGCCAGGTCGCCGACCTGAGCGACCTGCTCGGCGATGCCAAGAGCGACTTCACCCCGTCGCTGATCTCCCGGCTCACCTACCAGGGCAAGCTCTACGCGATCCCGCAGGTGACCGACATGCAGTTGCTCGTCTACCGCAAGAGTCTGCTCTCGGCGGCCGGTGTCCAGCCGCCGACCACCGTGGACGAGTTACTCGCGGCCGCGAAGAAGCTCACCACCGACAAGGTGAAGGGCTTGTTCGTCGGCAACGACGGCGGCGTCGGCATCCTCGGCGGTCCGGCGCTCTGGTCGGCCGGCCTCGACTACCTCACCGACGACAACACCTTCGGGTTCGACGACCCGGCCGCGGTCGAGTCGCTGCGCAAGCTCCGGGAGTTGTTCACCTCGAAGTCCTTGCTGCTCGGCGCACCGACCGACTGGTCCGACCCGTCGGCGTTCACGCAGGGCCTGACCGCGATGCAGTTCACCGGTCTGTGGACGTTCCCGCAGATCCAGAAGGCACTGCCGGACGACTTCGGCGTGCTGCCCTGGCCGAAGCTCAACGCGAGCACGGGTGCGCCGAGTGTCCCGGTCGGCGCCTACGCGGCCGCGGTCAGCACCAAGTCGAAGAACGTCGACGCGGCGAAGAAGTTCATCAAGTGGCTGTGGGTGGACCAGACCGACAAGCAGCTCGACTGGGCCCAGTCGTACGGCTTCCACATCCCGGCCCGCAAGAGCCTGGTCGAGAAGGCCGGCAAGCTGAAATCCGGCCCGGCGGCCGACGCGGCGAAGTTCGTCAACGAGAACGGGCACGCCCAGACCCCGCTGCTGTGGACCTCGAAGTCCGGTACGGCGTACTCCGACGCGCTCAGCCGGATCATCAAGAACGGCTCTGATCCGGCCACCGAGATCAAAGCCGTCAAGGCGGTCGTGGACGCGGAACTGAAGCGCATCACCGGCTGA
- a CDS encoding MFS transporter produces MTSTTRAGSYRDVLLLPNALRTFAPALFGRLSYGLLPLSILFTVQQTTSFAVAGIAVAAFGLASLSMPLKARLVDRYSQRRVLPLLAAVCTAGLAAVACLRTANAPLLVVLVGITGLFAPPLGPSMRSAWRLITDGTTLKERAYALDSICEESLFLGGPLLAGVLISTASPAAALACTAGLMIVGTCVMATSPLARHTSPAPPRQHLLGPLREPGLRRILLVILVTASGVSVAYLSLAGVAQQQGHPGAAGYLEAAIGAGSVVGGLSWARRKHTRSRSSHLAGLIGVLAAGLLAASLTTNLIVLGLVMGLAGVAVAPLFVVSYLAADDLTPSHQRTEASTWINTSNNLGSSAGASLAGLTIDHTGPSRSFLAGGILLALTAGTVLLARRHLNR; encoded by the coding sequence GTGACCAGCACAACTCGTGCTGGGAGCTACCGCGACGTCCTGCTGCTGCCCAACGCGCTGCGCACCTTCGCGCCCGCGCTGTTCGGCCGGCTGTCGTACGGTCTGCTTCCACTGTCCATTCTGTTCACCGTTCAACAGACAACCTCTTTCGCAGTCGCAGGCATTGCTGTCGCTGCCTTCGGGCTCGCCTCGCTGTCGATGCCGCTGAAGGCTCGCCTCGTCGACCGCTACAGCCAGCGTCGGGTCCTCCCGCTCTTGGCTGCCGTCTGCACGGCCGGGCTGGCAGCGGTTGCCTGCCTCCGTACTGCGAACGCCCCGCTGCTGGTGGTCCTCGTCGGCATCACCGGCCTGTTCGCCCCACCGCTAGGCCCGTCCATGCGATCGGCCTGGCGCCTCATCACCGACGGCACCACCCTCAAGGAGCGTGCCTACGCGCTGGACTCGATCTGCGAGGAGTCCCTCTTCTTAGGCGGTCCACTCCTTGCCGGAGTCCTGATCAGTACGGCGTCACCCGCTGCCGCACTCGCCTGTACCGCGGGCCTGATGATCGTCGGCACGTGTGTGATGGCGACGAGCCCACTGGCGCGTCATACGAGCCCAGCGCCACCTCGGCAACACCTGTTGGGTCCGCTGCGCGAGCCCGGACTGCGCCGGATTCTGCTGGTCATCCTCGTCACGGCGTCCGGAGTCAGCGTCGCCTATCTGTCTCTCGCCGGAGTCGCCCAGCAGCAGGGGCACCCAGGAGCGGCCGGGTATCTCGAGGCGGCGATCGGTGCCGGGAGCGTGGTCGGCGGGCTGAGTTGGGCGCGGCGGAAGCACACCCGATCCCGGTCGAGTCACCTTGCGGGGCTGATCGGCGTACTGGCCGCAGGTCTGCTCGCCGCCTCGCTGACCACGAACCTCATCGTACTGGGGCTTGTGATGGGTCTGGCCGGGGTGGCGGTCGCGCCGCTGTTCGTCGTCTCCTATCTCGCCGCGGACGATCTGACTCCGTCGCATCAGCGAACGGAGGCGAGTACGTGGATCAATACCTCGAACAACCTCGGCAGCTCGGCGGGCGCATCACTGGCGGGGCTGACCATTGACCACACCGGGCCTTCCCGGAGCTTCCTCGCAGGGGGCATCCTGCTCGCTCTGACGGCCGGCACAG